gataaTATACGGCGGGTGGcgtgatgctataaaaaacaaactaaccagcgtcacctgtaactctaatacggtgatcactggtggcagggggtgaaagggttaactaggggcaatcagggggttaaaacctttattaggtaatatatggggtacAAAAAACacgccacttgcccccatctatagctggctatcacagtaagaagcattggaaggctaacagcaggtataaacaaggccaaggataaatccaaggtaaaaaccaagcttaaagtggagttccacccaaaagtggaacttccactcatcagattcctccccccctccggtgacacagttggcacctttcaggggggaggggggtacagatacctgtatattacaggtatctgtacccacttccggcgtagatagccgcagaatctgcggttatttacgccacttcctgctccctccccgctgcctgctgggaaacacacgggtcccagaggcagcagggagcattcgtattgcgcggcgcgactcgcgcatgcgcagtagggaaccgggaagtgaagccgcacggcttcacttcctgattcccttaccgaagatggaggcggcagcacccgaggacggagagacgcttcggcctcgggtgccgacatcgcgggcgccctggacaggtaagtgtccatgttttaaaagtcagcagctgcagtatttgtagctgctgacttttaaaaaaaaatttttcggcggcgctccgctttaacttAGTgcccagcccgcagacaaccaaataacctaacagcatgcgttaaaagcaggggtttagtctgcacacatttgcaaatgcatgcgttagccacagagcctcgtcaaggcaccctggtatctggggtacctgacgctataaaaacctgaccgtgaaactaatcaactaactggctaactagtgtcacccgtgacacaaatacggcaatcagaaaaaaagatctattagcgacactggtgacagggggtgaaagggttaactgggggcgatcaaggggttaaacctttattagggggtttagggggggtaccctagacctaacagggcctactactaactgctctaacacttattacagtcacaagttacaccaatgcagtgattagtgaaaaatctgaaattggtgacacagtgacaaggagtgaaggggttaactggaggGGCGATCGGGGGATGATTGGCAAGTGTAtctgtgtgtactggtgttagtgtagtgttgtgcaactcactgttagacgTCCTCTCTCTTCTCACTGGATTCAAAAAGACGccccaaggagagatgacatcacttcctcctgtctgtgtttacacttacacagacaggggaaggatttcatttgttaggactgatcagcaggtccaggccagaaacaaTTGTCCGGGACCTGAGGACTGATCGGTCCTCTAACGATTCCAACAGCCACGGGGACGGGGGGTGGGTTCGGGTGaccgggagctttctgatcatgtggctGCCGTGACAGCTAATCATGCCAATCAGGGCTGACCCATGACATTAAGCCCCACCTCCTGGCATTCTAAACCCCTATAAAtaaagtctgagatgacttacatagtgcagaatgtggtattGTTTAATAGAGATTGTACGGAAGGTATGACGGTGGGtaatattagacatgtgcgccgtcaataaatttgtttcgtttcgttccatttcgtattaggattaattcgtatttcgtatccgaaattcaattcggattcgtacgaaatacgaactTTCGTTAGATTCGTTaatttttcgtaacaattacgaatgttcgttattaatttatcattatgaggggctcccaccatccccgtgctgtgcTGATTACCTGGGGTTtcaacttttaggttcgttaacttttcgtaacaattacgaatgttcattatgatgaatttattatgaggggctcccaccatccctgtgctgtgatgacttcctggtttttttatattcatcataacgaataatggtaattaacgaacattctcatttccgttgtaacggaatttagacctgaaattcgtaaacgaaagttcgtatttcgtacaaaattcggaagcatagcaattcgtatttcggatccgtatgaatgtacgaatttacggaaattcgtacgagctttagattcgtacgaaactaatcgcacatgtctaggtagtatgtacagaagaggagtgcggattgtatggtggtgggtggtatgtgcaggagtggAGTGCAgagtgctgagtgtatggtggcgggtagaatgtgcaggagaggagtgcagagtgtacagcagtgggtagtatgtgcaggagaggggtgtggagtgtatggaggcgtgtagtatgtgcaggagaggtgtgcagagtgtacagcagtgggtagtatgtgcaggagaggggtgtggagtgtatgtcggtgggtagtatgtgcaggagaggggtgtggagtgtatgtcggtgggtggtatgtgcaggagaggggtgtggagtgtatggaggcgtgtagtatgtgcaggagaggagtgcagagtgtacagcagtgggtagtatgtgcaggagaggggtgtggagtgtatgttggtgggtggtatgtgcaggagaggggtctgGAGTGTATgtcggtgggtggtatgtgcaggagaggggtgtggagtgtatgtcggtgggtggtatgtgcaggagaggggtgtggagtgtatggaggcgtgtagtatgtgcaggagaggagtgcagagtgtacagcagtgggtagtatgtgcaggagaggggtgtggagtgtatgtcggtgggtggtatgtgcaggagaggggtctgGAGTGTATgtcggtgggtggtatgtgcaggagaggggtgtggagtgtatgtcggtgggtggtatgtgcaggagaggggtctgGAGTGTATgtcggtgggtggtatgtgcaggagaggggtgtggagtgtatgtcggtgggtggtatgtgcaggagaggggtgtggagtgtatggaggcgtgtagtatgtgcaggagaggagtgcagagtgtacagcagtgggtagtatgtgcaggagaggggtgtggagtgtatgtcggtgggtggtatgtgcaggagaggggtgtggagtgtatgtcggtgggtggtatgtgcaggagaggggtgtggagtgtatggaggcgtgtagtatgtgcaggagaggagtgcagagtgtacagcagtgggtagtatgtgcaggagaggggtgtggagtgtatgtcggtgggtggtatgtgcaggagaggggtctgGAGTGTATgtcggtgggtggtatgtgcaggagaggggtgtggagtgtatgtcggtgggtggtatgtgcaggagaggggtgtggagtgtatggaggcgtgtagtatgtgcaggagaggagtgcagagtgtacagcagtgggtagtatgtgcaggagaggggtgtggagtgtatgtcggtgggtggtatgtgcaggagaggggtgtggagtgtatgtcggtgggtggtatgtgcaggagaggggtgtggagtgtatgtcggtgggtggtatgtgcaggagaggggtgtggagtgtatgcgTGGTGAGTATTATGTACAgatgaggagtgcagagtgtatggcagtgggcagtatgtgcaggatggtgtcactagggcagtggatggtgtcagtagttctttattttcatcattttaattttttttacaatttaatgttttcacaatttaatttttattatttttttcaaaatgctttttgggggccagtggatggtgtcagtagggcagtggacagtgtcagtagatcaatgtgtcagaattgttttatttttattatttgactttTTACAATTGtttacaaattcattttttaattatttttttacaatttatttttgtaattttttttttcagaatgactttgaaggggggggggggggtcagtggacagtgtcagtagggcagtggatggtgtcagtatagtagtggatggtgtcagtagtttttattttttcattatattatttatttttattatttattacaattttattttttttataattttttttacaatttatttttttattatttgtggtgGGTGGAgggtcagtggatggtgtcagtagggcagtgtcagtagtttttgtttgttattattttattttttattattttttacactgctgtgtcagtagagaagtgaacgttgtcagtagttttttaatttttatatatatttttcacaatgCTTTCTTTTGGGtagggggagtggacagtgtcagtggtttttttgttgtttttattttttacaattttatttatttacaattgaatttgttaatattttttacaattttttgcaattatttttttgatcagccctgttggggggctttggtgagatattaggggtctaaacagagccctgacatctctcctttgagacagagaaagggactgagaacacagattccccagtctgtttctctgcagcctcagctgcactgaagatgaatggagagagACAGagactcctgttcattcataaactgaagcagagtaaacatagtttacgatgctcagttatgaatggacagtcagtgatcacagactctgctcattcagaaaaggaaggggcctgtaaatgACATGTTTACCAACACCTTCCTCCGCTCCTACATCCTGACACATCCCTTtacagcagctggtgggagaggagggaagctggcagtgctgcaggggacgaggggggccggaggagtacacaggggggcccagaaaGGAAGGGTAATCTGATGGACAGTTGGGGGTGATCGGTACGGCGGTGGGGCAGTTATAAGAACACTCAACTAAGTAAGTGGCGCAGCCAACCCCCTTAGCAAAGTCAATGGAATGTcgcaggtcttgctgccctcctcagaataagggtatccttagaactgaaacatggtaatgcacaaggtcggtgcgccctcctgttCTTTTTGTACATAATATGGTGTGATTGACCACCCCCCACCCTCACACCACCCTCCGACCAGGCATGTGTTTTGCTGCGAAGCATATGGAGTTGATGGTCCGGTTACATTTTACCCAAAATGCTCTGAGGTTCCAGGTTCAAATCTAGGCCCTAacagtggatggaggaatctattgtttttttttcattcatcccgCAGCCTGAACTAAAGAAAATGAATCATCTATGGCCAGAAgtgtaagaattaaaaaaaaaaaagcaaacatatgCTTACCTACCTGTTGCAGCATTAGTCATGGCTGTCCTTTTGCACGGGCACCTCTGAGCACAGCCCAGGGGACCCAGGTGCATAGGGAGCCCCTGCAGTTcgaggcccccccctcccccccccccagcagggggAATCACATGTGGACACTAGACAGAGCAGGTGATCAGTGAGGCGAAATAACTGGAACCGATCGTTTGTGGCTTACCCTAAAGCAGTTGAAAGTTGGCCACAAAAGAATGGTTCCAGTTATTTCCCCCAACCGCCACACTGATCACCTGCTCTGTCTAGTGTCCACAAGCAATtcctcctgctggggggggggaactGTAGGGGCTCCCCATGCACCTGGGACCTCTGGGCAGTGCTCAGAGGTGCCTGTGTGAACAGACATCCCTTACTGATGCTGCAGCAGGTAGGTAAGTATGTATGTGAACTTTATGAAATGTCTGTGCAATCATTAAATTAAAATTacttaaaaatttaaattaaaaaagaaaaagtaaaaatgtaGACTAAAAAGCCACTCTCAATAAGTAGCATAGTTTAGCCACACCCATAGTTTTTGGGGCGCAGGAAATAACAGTACAGGAGGGCATAATAATGGGGTCTGTAGAACTCAATCGTTTTCCACATGCAGAGTAGCTCAGGGAAGTTGATGGATCATAACTGGCGCTATAGCCGGCAGAGGTGATCGATGTATTCAGAGAGGAAGCCTCTCTGCTGTCCGTATACAAaggctcagtggggaggattccctcatccacttcgaatgtgtggatggggcgAGTCGACTAATTTTGTTTTCCTCTAACCTGCTTCCACCATTTGTTTCATATTACATGTTACTCACACCTTTTTTTGGGTGTAAGATAACAGTAGTGCAAATGGCTTTAGGCTCCTTGCTTTCCTTATCCATGCTCTTGCTTTCGTTTCCTCCTCTTTTTTTGCCTCTCCCACTCTGCTTCTGTCTCCTTTGCTTTCCTTATCAATGTTCTTGAGATCTTCTGTCTTCtctctgtatttgttttcttttcctcctctctctttttctctttccatcTCTGCTTTTATATTTGCTTTCCTCTCCTTATTCCACTCCTCCTCTGTCTTGCTTTCCTGATCTTTTTTTCTCTCCATATTTGCTTTTGTCTCTTCTGCCTTACTTATTATTCCTGTAATCACTGCCATATTTCTCTTCACCTTTGctttcctttcctcctctctcattttctgatcctctccttctcttTCCATTTCTGCTTTTACCTCCACTGCTTTTCTTACAAATGTTCTTGAAatctcctttctcttctcctcttttttcttcacttctttctttctttcctgctctctctctttttccttcttttcctgCTCGTCTTGTCTCTCCCTCTCTAGTTTTGTCATCTCTGCTTTCCTCATTATTTCTGTCATGACTGCCATATTTCTCTTTGTCATTGCTTTCTGCTCCTTctgtctcttcctctcctcttctctttcccTCTCACTCTCCATCTTtgctttcctttcctcttctctctttttctgcTCCTCTATTTCTTTCTCACGCTCTGCTTTTATCTCCTTTGCTTTCTTTAGCAATGCTCTTGAAATCGCTTTTCTTCCCTCTGTCTTTGctttcctttcctcctctctctttttgtccTCCGCTTTCCATAATAGTgctttcctctcctcttccctcttctgctcctcctctctcttcctctcctgctCACCTTTTCTCTCCATATTTGCTTGTATCTCATTTGCCTTTCTTGTTAATCCTGTAATCACTGCTATATTTCTCTTCAGCTTtgctttcctttcctcttctctctttttctgttccgcccattctttttctctttttccgtCTATCATTTCTTTTTCAGATGCTCCTAGGATCTGCATTAGGTGTTCTATCtttgcctccctctcctctctctttttctccctctctgCTTTTATCTCCTTTGCTTTCCTTAATAATGCTTTTGAGATCTCCTTTCTTCTCTCCATCTTTGccttcttttcctcctctctctttttctgcTCCTCCCTTTCTGTTTTTATTTCCTCTGCTTTTCTTATAAATGCTAGCAAGTTCACTTTTCTTCTCTCCACCTTtgcctttctctcctctctctttttctgttccgccctttctttttctctttttacgTCTATCATTTCTTTTTCAAATGCTCCTAGGATCTGCATTAGGCGCTTTATCtttgcctccctctcctctctctttttctccctctctgCTTTTATCTCCTTTGCTTTCCTTAATAATGCTTTTGAGATCTCCTTTCTTCTCTCCATCTTTGccttcttttcctcctctctctttttctgcTCCTCTATTTTTTTCTCACGCTCTGCTTTTATCTCCTTTTCTTTCTTTAGCAATGCTCTTGagatctcttttctcctctctatcTTTGCTTTCCTTTCCTCCGCTCTCTTTTTccgctcctcttcttccctctccatCTCTGCTTTTACCTTCATTGCTTTTCTTATGAAGGCTCTTAAGATCACATTTCTTCTATCCATCTTtgcctttctctcctctctctttttctgttccgccctttctttttctctttttccgtCTATCATTTCTTTTTCAGATGCTCCTAGGATCTGCATTAGGTGTTTTATCTttgcctctctctcctctctctttttctccctctctgCTTTTATCACCTTTGCTTTTCTTATAAATGCTTTCAAGATCTCTTTTCTTCTCATTATCTTTGCTTTCCActcctcctctctttctttctccctctctgctTTTATCTCCTTTGCTTTCCTTAATAATGCTTTTGAGATCTCCTTTCTTCTCTCCATCTTTGccttcttttcctcctctctctttttatgCTCCTCTATTTCTTTCTCACGCTCTGCTTTTATCTCCTTTGCTTTCTTTAGCAATGCTCTTGAGATCTTTCTTCCCTCTGTCTTTGctttcctttcctcctctctctttttctcctccgcTTTCCATAATAGTgctttcctctcctcttccctcttctgctcctcctctctcttcctctcctgctCACCTTTTCTCTCCATATTTGCTTGTATCTCATTTGCCTTTCTTGTTAATCCTGTAATCACTGCTATATTTCTCTTCAGCTTtgctttcctttcctcttctctctttttctgttccgcccattctttttctctttttctgtctATCATTTCTTTTTCAGATGCTCCTAGGATCTGCATTAGGTGTTTCATCtttgcctccctctcctctctctttttctccctctctgCTTTTATTTCCTTTGCTTTCTTTAATAATGCTTTTGAGATCTCCTTTCTTCTCTCCATCTTCGCCTTCCATTCCTTCTCTCTCTTTGTCTGCTCCTCCCTTTCTGTTTTTATTTCCTCTGCTTTTCTTATAAATGCTAGCAAGTTCACTTTTCTTCTCTCCACCTTtgcctttctctcctctctctttttctgttccgccctttctttttctctttttacgTCTATCATTTCTTTTTCAAATGCTCCTAGGATCTGCATTAGGCGCTTTATCtttgcctccctctcctctctctttttctccctctctgCTTTTATCTCCTTTGCTTTCCTTAATAATGCTTTTGAGATCTCCTTTCTTCTCTCCATCTTTGccttcttttcctcctctctctttttctgcTCCTCTATTTTTTTCTCACGCTCTGCTTTTATCTCCTTTTCTTTCTTTAGCAATGCTCTTGagatctcttttctcctctctatcTTTGCTTTCCTTTCCTCCGCTCTCTTTTTccgctcctcttcttccctctccatCTCTGCTTTTACCTTCATTGCTTTTCTTATGAAGGCTCTTAAGATCACATTTCTTCTATCCATCTTtgcctttctctcctctctctttttctgttccgccctttctttttctctttttccgtCTATCATTTCTTTTTCAGATGCTCCTAGGATCTGCATTAGGTGTTTTATCTttgcctctctctcctctttctttttctccctttctGCTTTTATCACCTTTGCTTTTCTTATAAATGCTTTCAAGATCTCTTTTCTTCTCATCATCTTTGCTTTCCACTCCtcctccctttctttctccatctctgctTTTAACTCCTTTGCTTTCCTTAATAATGCTTTTGAGATCTCCTTTCTTCTCTCCATCTTTGccttcctttcctcctctctctttttctgttcctccctttctatttttatttcctcTGCTTTTCTTATAAATGCTAACAAGATCACTTTTCTTCTCTCCATCTTtgcctttctctcctctctctttttctgttCCTCCCTTTCTGCTTTTATCACATTTGCTTTTCTTATAAATGCTTTCAAGATCTCTTTTCTTCTCATCATCTTTGCTTTCCActcctcctctctttctttctccctctctgctTTTATCTCCTTTGCTTTCCTTAATAATGCTTTTGAGATCTCCTTTCTTTTCTCCATCTTTGccctcctttcctcctctctctttttctgcTCCTCCCTTTCTGTTTTTATTTCCTCTGCTTTTCTTATAAATGCCATCAAGATCACTTTTCTTATCATCTTTGCTTTCcactcctcctctctctttttctgttcctctctttctttctccctttctaCTTTTAGCTCCTTCGCTTTCCTTAAAAGTGCTCTTGAGATCTCCATTTTTCTCCCAATCTTtgcttccctctttctttcctcctcACGGTTCTTCTCATCTTCATCGTGAAGTTTGAGAATGGTGTCAAcctataaagacaaaaaaaaaagaaggtaagggAAGTGTACATTTTAATGTGGCACGCCATTTAATTTTCCTTTTATATATTTATGGACAGATACCTGGGCATACAACAGGACTGCCTGTCTGAATATGGAGAATATCACAGCATTTTGTACAATAATAACACAATAAAGCATACATTCAAAAGGGGTTTCTTTCAAATTTGAATATAGTGGGGAAAGGGTTGAAATGTTGCCAAGAATTTTTATGTTGTCTATGTCCTGATTGGGGTagtttcctctcaattcctgtcatTTCAGTGGGAGAGAAAGAGTGAGTGCCTTCCCTTTTTTTGGGATTTACTAAAaacgggtgcacacagaatctgctgcatagtaaccaatcagcttctaacttcagcttgttcaattaggctttgagaaTAAGgtcggccatacatgggtcgaattccgaaatcattttctttcgaaaatcttttcAAAGAATTTCCATTCGAATTTAGCATCATTAGTGGGCCCGCAGTAATGGccgaaattttttgaaaaacaatcgATTTTctaatgggagaatcgtgtgagaaatataataggaaaagaaatgcgcatgagcacaaataaaaaaaaatcctggaaagAAAACTcccaaaaagaaaagaagatttccagctacgaaaattattttctgtagcaacatgaggtgaaattgaaggcttggttggtcaaattttcgaaatcaatggtggtgtttcgtcagattaggggACCCGTCAGATTTTAaacggaagtgacattctgtcacggccatcttggtacaccccgcactcgcccgcactaaggatacagtgagaagcaagcggacattttttttttacacccaccggagtcttgcatttcacacttatttttaacagtaaactgagcttatatttttaaatacagtattttgaaatccatcggactgttttgatgttgaattttaaaagcagcggcaagcctgctgatctcacaggtttgctaatctgacagaacaccgctgctttggtTTCAGAAATGGCCTGCATAAGTCTAGGTTCATGCTTCTCttgaaattgcacgatttcaaagccgcatgtcagtgcaacttcaggtgcgacttggctgacatctgtgtgacagatgtctatgcaagtcgcacctgaaatcgccaaaagtagtgcaggaactacttcttCAAATCGGTGCAGCACTGCAAAGTCGGTGTTGCACCGATTTTAACAGTTTCATTGCCGACAATAGGTTGCGACCTGTCAGGCGATTTGACCTGTCCAATCACCTGACAAGTCACACCGGTGTTAACAggggctaaaacctagaagctgattggttactatgcacagctgcaccagattctgtgtgctccccCAAGGTTACTTTATATGTAGTCCATTCATTCCTACATGTCTACACGTTTCTGTTCCCTGGCGGCAGTTTAATGATAGCACTGTTCCACTCCTCCCACTTCTTCCCTATCCAATAACAAGAGCAGGGAGGTTTATCATAGCCGACTGCTGGCTAAGCATTCATGATTTTGGCTACACTACAAGGGAGATTAGATTGAGGGCCAATGCACATTATGTGCCGTGACAGTTGTTTTACCGCATGGTAAAATGTCTGTCAACGCAGGGACACACAGTAAAcatttgtttcctatgtgtcccattcacactgc
This portion of the Aquarana catesbeiana isolate 2022-GZ linkage group LG07, ASM4218655v1, whole genome shotgun sequence genome encodes:
- the LOC141102871 gene encoding uncharacterized protein codes for the protein MATTMFRRKHLYRTSQTKLSLLMNSIGESNLQIIGSCRHSPRIYRGNGKNIQHYNPTENTVDTILKLHDEDEKNREEERKREAKIGRKMEISRALLRKAKELKVEREKEREEQKKREEEWKAKMIRKVILMAFIRKAEEIKTEREEQKKREEERRAKMEKRKEISKALLRKAKEIKAEREKEREEEWKAKMMRRKEILKAFIRKANVIKAEREEQKKREERKAKMERRKVILLAFIRKAEEIKIEREEQKKREEERKAKMERRKEISKALLRKAKELKAEMEKEREEEWKAKMMRRKEILKAFIRKAKVIKAEREKKKEEREAKIKHLMQILGASEKEMIDGKREKERAEQKKREERKAKMDRRNVILRAFIRKAMKVKAEMEREEEERKKRAEERKAKIERRKEISRALLKKEKEIKAEREKKIEEQKKREEEKKAKMERRKEISKALLRKAKEIKAEREKKREEREAKIKRLMQILGAFEKEMIDVKREKERAEQKKREERKAKVERRKVNLLAFIRKAEEIKTEREEQTKREKEWKAKMERRKEISKALLKKAKEIKAEREKKREEREAKMKHLMQILGASEKEMIDRKREKEWAEQKKREEERKAKLKRNIAVITGLTRKANEIQANMERKGEQERKREEEQKREEERKALLWKAEEKKREEERKAKTEGRKISRALLKKAKEIKAEREKEIEEHKKREEEKKAKMERRKEISKALLRKAKEIKAEREKEREEEWKAKIMRRKEILKAFIRKAKVIKAEREKKREEREAKIKHLMQILGASEKEMIDGKREKERAEQKKREERKAKMDRRNVILRAFIRKAMKVKAEMEREEEERKKRAEERKAKIERRKEISRALLKKEKEIKAEREKKIEEQKKREEEKKAKMERRKEISKALLRKAKEIKAEREKKREEREAKIKRLMQILGAFEKEMIDVKREKERAEQKKREERKAKVERRKVNLLAFIRKAEEIKTEREEQKKREEEKKAKMERRKEISKALLRKAKEIKAEREKKREEREAKIEHLMQILGASEKEMIDGKREKEWAEQKKREEERKAKLKRNIAVITGLTRKANEIQANMERKGEQERKREEEQKREEERKALLWKAEDKKREEERKAKTEGRKAISRALLKKAKEIKAEREKEIEEQKKREEERKAKMESEREREEERKRQKEQKAMTKRNMAVMTEIMRKAEMTKLERERQDEQEKKEKEREQERKKEVKKKEEKRKEISRTFVRKAVEVKAEMEREGEDQKMREEERKAKVKRNMAVITGIISKAEETKANMERKKDQESKTEEEWNKERKANIKAEMEREKERGGKENKYREKTEDLKNIDKESKGDRSRVGEAKKEEETKARAWIRKARSLKPFALLLSYTQKKV